Proteins encoded by one window of Megachile rotundata isolate GNS110a chromosome 10, iyMegRotu1, whole genome shotgun sequence:
- the LOC100875169 gene encoding monocarboxylate transporter 9 isoform X2 — translation MGPASSREQIGEQIGDDDGLQIKTKPTINHITESEYSVEEHARLTTTDGPGDEASPEDEGGSLCEYHDIPPPPDGGYGWVVVFASFMCNMIVDGIAYTFGVFLGEFVKYFGEGKGKAAWVGSLLSGMYLSAGPVVSALTNKYGCRAVCMAGSFLGAAAFVLSTFSTSINMLMLTYGVMGGIGFGLIYLPAVVCVGYYFETKRSLATGIAVCGSGFGTFAFAPLATMLLETYNWKGANLILAGLILHCAVFGAMMRPLEYPKPSSVKPLLQRMAEEKRFQMERGSIGGSYFMVQLPDGSMEKRMKMPINIDPGVHSSFNLDQLVPVPTVPTLPTISEVKVQEHSSSGATSNSGSMDLKTISTKSKSKRNIDDTKETKDVSEKSESEFKPIIPRNASQPAFTTHVQGLPKNGSVPFFDRIRKTSTGERYKPSLSAIKNSRTTLNSNGDIRKSLHLRLSTSSVMGSRNNNAEVDDGESITFTTSKSSIPKEKPQIIRPLSRKDIFYSGSVLNLPEYQSQKSLANYRQSVISLPKSVRGDVKDTDVEKAPQQPLCPCLVLPDSFKEALATMMDVSLLKDPVFLLIGISNVFGMAGLYVPFFYLVDAAVLDGIESNSASFLLSIIGITNTVGRVACGYIADFPQVDSLLLNNICLIISTVAVAATPFCHSYPAYIVMSIFFGIAISGYISLTSIILVDLLGLDKLTNAFGLLILFRGAAAIIGSPLAGAVYDATKTYNIPFFMAGFFFLISTITSFMAPAMKRCTTPQTQPVILDTLTPIDEDIEEENEEDIPEIVETAPSPQEPPEKEIKQIESVL, via the exons ATGGGCCCCGCCAGCAGCCGCGAACAGATCGGGGAGCAGATCGGTGACGACGATGGCTTGCAGATCAAGACTAAACCTACGATCAACCACATC ACGGAAAGTGAATACTCTGTAGAAGAACATGCAAGATTAACAACTACAGATGGACCAGGTGATGAAGCATCTCCAGAGGATGAGGGGGGATCATTGTGCGAATACCATGATATACCGCCTCCACCTGATGGTGGATATGGATGGGTTGTGGTATTTGCATCATTCATGTGTAACATGATAGTAGACGGTATTGCCTACACTTTTGGTGTTTTTCTGGgagaatttgttaaatattttggaGAAGGAAAAGGAAAAGCAGCATGGGTTGGCTCATTATTATCTGGCATGTACCTCAGTGCTG GACCCGTTGTCAGTgctttaacaaataaatatggATGTAGAGCAGTGTGTATGGCTGGAAGTTTTTTAGGTGCAGCGGCATTTGTACTTTCAACATTTTCAACTAGTATAAATATGCTTATGCTGACTTATGGTGTTATGGGAG GAATTGGATTTGGTCTAATATATTTGCCAGCCGTAGTTTGCGTGGGTTATTATTTTGAAACCAAAAGATCTTTAGCTACGGGTATTGCCGTATGTGGTTCAGGATTTGGTACATTTGCATTCGCGCCGCTCGCAACAATGTTATTAGAAACATATAATTGGAAAGGAGCAAATTTGATCCTTGCAGGCCTTATTCTACATTGTGCT GTGTTCGGCGCAATGATGAGACCGTTAGAATACCCAAAACCTTCTTCTGTTAAACCACTGTTACAAAGAATGGCAGAAGAGAAAAGATTTCAAATGGAACGTGGGAGCATTGGGGGTTCTTATTTCATGGTACAATTGCCTGACGGATCCATggaaaaaagaatgaaaatgcCTATTAATATCGATCCTGGTGTTCATTCTAGCTTCAATTTAGACCAATTAGTGCCTG TTCCAACGGTACCAACCCTCCCCACTATATCGGAAGTGAAAGTGCAAGAACACTCTTCTAGTGGAGCAACTAGTAACAGTGGCAGTATGGACTTAAAAACTATTTCCACCAAATCAAAGAGTAAAAGGAATATCGACGATACCAAAGAAACGAAAGATGTATCAGAAAAGTCTGAAAGTGAATTTAAACCAATTATTCCTAGAAACGCTTCGCAGCCAGCTTTCACGACTCACGTGCAAGGTTTACCCAAAAATGGTTCTGTGCCATTCTTTGATAGAATTCGTAAAACTAGTACTGGCGAGAGATATAAACCAAGTCTTAGCGCGATTAAGAATTCTAGAACGACGTTAAACTCAAACGGCGATATCAGAAAAAGTTTACATTTGAGACTTTCTACGAGCAGCGTCATGGGTTCTCGGAATAATAACGCGGAAGTGGAC GATGGCGAGAGTATTACTTTTACGACTAGCAAATCAAGTATCCCAAAAGAGAAACCACAAATAATTCGGCCATTATCGAGAAAGGATATTTTTTACAGCGGCAGTGTACTTAATTTACCAGAGTATCAGAGTCAAAAGTCTCTGGCGAATTATCGTCAGAGTGTTATTTCGTTACCAAAATCTGTTCGAGGAGACGTCAAAGACACCGATGTCGAGAAGGCACCTCAAC AACCATTGTGTCCTTGCTTGGTGCTACCGGATTCATTCAAAGAAGCCTTGGCTACGATGATGGATGTATCTTTACTGAAGGATCCAGTGTTTCTGTTGATCGGTATTAGTAATGTGTTCGGTATGGCTGGATTGTATGTCCCCTTTTTTTACTTGGTAGACGCTGCGGTTTTAGAT GGAATTGAAAGCAATTCTGCGTCGTTTTTATTGTCTATAATTGGCATTACCAATACTGTAGGACGTGTAGCTTGTGGATACATCGCGGACTTTCCACAAGTAGACTCTCTGCTGTTAAATAATATCTGTTTAATTATATCGACAGTTGCTGTTGCTGCAACACCATTTTGTCATTCTTATCCCGCTTACATCGTTATGAGTATATTTTTTGGTATAGCTATAT CGGGATACATTTCTTTGACATCAATTATTTTAGTAGACCTATTGGGGTTGGACAAATTGACAAATGCATTTggtcttttaattttattcagagGTGCTGCTGCCATTATTGGTTCGCCTTTGGCAGGTGCCGTTTACGATGCAACAAAAACCTATAATATCCCATTCTTTATGGCAGGATTTTTCTTCTTGATAAGCACTATAACCAGTTTCATGGCTCCAGCAATGAAACGGTGCACAACGCCGCAG aCTCAGCCTGTGATATTAGATACATTGACTCCAATTGACGAAGATATCGAAGAGGAGAACGAGGAAGATATTCCTGAAATTGTAGAAACTGCGCCATCTCCGCAAGAACCGcctgaaaaagaaattaaacaaataGAGTCTGTTTTATAA
- the LOC100875169 gene encoding monocarboxylate transporter 9 isoform X1: MGPASSREQIGEQIGDDDGLQIKTKPTINHITESEYSVEEHARLTTTDGPGDEASPEDEGGSLCEYHDIPPPPDGGYGWVVVFASFMCNMIVDGIAYTFGVFLGEFVKYFGEGKGKAAWVGSLLSGMYLSAGPVVSALTNKYGCRAVCMAGSFLGAAAFVLSTFSTSINMLMLTYGVMGGIGFGLIYLPAVVCVGYYFETKRSLATGIAVCGSGFGTFAFAPLATMLLETYNWKGANLILAGLILHCAVFGAMMRPLEYPKPSSVKPLLQRMAEEKRFQMERGSIGGSYFMVQLPDGSMEKRMKMPINIDPGVHSSFNLDQLVPGTPLTPVPTVPTLPTISEVKVQEHSSSGATSNSGSMDLKTISTKSKSKRNIDDTKETKDVSEKSESEFKPIIPRNASQPAFTTHVQGLPKNGSVPFFDRIRKTSTGERYKPSLSAIKNSRTTLNSNGDIRKSLHLRLSTSSVMGSRNNNAEVDDGESITFTTSKSSIPKEKPQIIRPLSRKDIFYSGSVLNLPEYQSQKSLANYRQSVISLPKSVRGDVKDTDVEKAPQQPLCPCLVLPDSFKEALATMMDVSLLKDPVFLLIGISNVFGMAGLYVPFFYLVDAAVLDGIESNSASFLLSIIGITNTVGRVACGYIADFPQVDSLLLNNICLIISTVAVAATPFCHSYPAYIVMSIFFGIAISGYISLTSIILVDLLGLDKLTNAFGLLILFRGAAAIIGSPLAGAVYDATKTYNIPFFMAGFFFLISTITSFMAPAMKRCTTPQTQPVILDTLTPIDEDIEEENEEDIPEIVETAPSPQEPPEKEIKQIESVL; this comes from the exons ATGGGCCCCGCCAGCAGCCGCGAACAGATCGGGGAGCAGATCGGTGACGACGATGGCTTGCAGATCAAGACTAAACCTACGATCAACCACATC ACGGAAAGTGAATACTCTGTAGAAGAACATGCAAGATTAACAACTACAGATGGACCAGGTGATGAAGCATCTCCAGAGGATGAGGGGGGATCATTGTGCGAATACCATGATATACCGCCTCCACCTGATGGTGGATATGGATGGGTTGTGGTATTTGCATCATTCATGTGTAACATGATAGTAGACGGTATTGCCTACACTTTTGGTGTTTTTCTGGgagaatttgttaaatattttggaGAAGGAAAAGGAAAAGCAGCATGGGTTGGCTCATTATTATCTGGCATGTACCTCAGTGCTG GACCCGTTGTCAGTgctttaacaaataaatatggATGTAGAGCAGTGTGTATGGCTGGAAGTTTTTTAGGTGCAGCGGCATTTGTACTTTCAACATTTTCAACTAGTATAAATATGCTTATGCTGACTTATGGTGTTATGGGAG GAATTGGATTTGGTCTAATATATTTGCCAGCCGTAGTTTGCGTGGGTTATTATTTTGAAACCAAAAGATCTTTAGCTACGGGTATTGCCGTATGTGGTTCAGGATTTGGTACATTTGCATTCGCGCCGCTCGCAACAATGTTATTAGAAACATATAATTGGAAAGGAGCAAATTTGATCCTTGCAGGCCTTATTCTACATTGTGCT GTGTTCGGCGCAATGATGAGACCGTTAGAATACCCAAAACCTTCTTCTGTTAAACCACTGTTACAAAGAATGGCAGAAGAGAAAAGATTTCAAATGGAACGTGGGAGCATTGGGGGTTCTTATTTCATGGTACAATTGCCTGACGGATCCATggaaaaaagaatgaaaatgcCTATTAATATCGATCCTGGTGTTCATTCTAGCTTCAATTTAGACCAATTAGTGCCTG GAACTCCTTTAACACCAGTTCCAACGGTACCAACCCTCCCCACTATATCGGAAGTGAAAGTGCAAGAACACTCTTCTAGTGGAGCAACTAGTAACAGTGGCAGTATGGACTTAAAAACTATTTCCACCAAATCAAAGAGTAAAAGGAATATCGACGATACCAAAGAAACGAAAGATGTATCAGAAAAGTCTGAAAGTGAATTTAAACCAATTATTCCTAGAAACGCTTCGCAGCCAGCTTTCACGACTCACGTGCAAGGTTTACCCAAAAATGGTTCTGTGCCATTCTTTGATAGAATTCGTAAAACTAGTACTGGCGAGAGATATAAACCAAGTCTTAGCGCGATTAAGAATTCTAGAACGACGTTAAACTCAAACGGCGATATCAGAAAAAGTTTACATTTGAGACTTTCTACGAGCAGCGTCATGGGTTCTCGGAATAATAACGCGGAAGTGGAC GATGGCGAGAGTATTACTTTTACGACTAGCAAATCAAGTATCCCAAAAGAGAAACCACAAATAATTCGGCCATTATCGAGAAAGGATATTTTTTACAGCGGCAGTGTACTTAATTTACCAGAGTATCAGAGTCAAAAGTCTCTGGCGAATTATCGTCAGAGTGTTATTTCGTTACCAAAATCTGTTCGAGGAGACGTCAAAGACACCGATGTCGAGAAGGCACCTCAAC AACCATTGTGTCCTTGCTTGGTGCTACCGGATTCATTCAAAGAAGCCTTGGCTACGATGATGGATGTATCTTTACTGAAGGATCCAGTGTTTCTGTTGATCGGTATTAGTAATGTGTTCGGTATGGCTGGATTGTATGTCCCCTTTTTTTACTTGGTAGACGCTGCGGTTTTAGAT GGAATTGAAAGCAATTCTGCGTCGTTTTTATTGTCTATAATTGGCATTACCAATACTGTAGGACGTGTAGCTTGTGGATACATCGCGGACTTTCCACAAGTAGACTCTCTGCTGTTAAATAATATCTGTTTAATTATATCGACAGTTGCTGTTGCTGCAACACCATTTTGTCATTCTTATCCCGCTTACATCGTTATGAGTATATTTTTTGGTATAGCTATAT CGGGATACATTTCTTTGACATCAATTATTTTAGTAGACCTATTGGGGTTGGACAAATTGACAAATGCATTTggtcttttaattttattcagagGTGCTGCTGCCATTATTGGTTCGCCTTTGGCAGGTGCCGTTTACGATGCAACAAAAACCTATAATATCCCATTCTTTATGGCAGGATTTTTCTTCTTGATAAGCACTATAACCAGTTTCATGGCTCCAGCAATGAAACGGTGCACAACGCCGCAG aCTCAGCCTGTGATATTAGATACATTGACTCCAATTGACGAAGATATCGAAGAGGAGAACGAGGAAGATATTCCTGAAATTGTAGAAACTGCGCCATCTCCGCAAGAACCGcctgaaaaagaaattaaacaaataGAGTCTGTTTTATAA
- the LOC100875169 gene encoding monocarboxylate transporter 9 isoform X6, whose protein sequence is MSPKNKTESEYSVEEHARLTTTDGPGDEASPEDEGGSLCEYHDIPPPPDGGYGWVVVFASFMCNMIVDGIAYTFGVFLGEFVKYFGEGKGKAAWVGSLLSGMYLSAGPVVSALTNKYGCRAVCMAGSFLGAAAFVLSTFSTSINMLMLTYGVMGGIGFGLIYLPAVVCVGYYFETKRSLATGIAVCGSGFGTFAFAPLATMLLETYNWKGANLILAGLILHCAVFGAMMRPLEYPKPSSVKPLLQRMAEEKRFQMERGSIGGSYFMVQLPDGSMEKRMKMPINIDPGVHSSFNLDQLVPGTPLTPVPTVPTLPTISEVKVQEHSSSGATSNSGSMDLKTISTKSKSKRNIDDTKETKDVSEKSESEFKPIIPRNASQPAFTTHVQGLPKNGSVPFFDRIRKTSTGERYKPSLSAIKNSRTTLNSNGDIRKSLHLRLSTSSVMGSRNNNAEVDDGESITFTTSKSSIPKEKPQIIRPLSRKDIFYSGSVLNLPEYQSQKSLANYRQSVISLPKSVRGDVKDTDVEKAPQQPLCPCLVLPDSFKEALATMMDVSLLKDPVFLLIGISNVFGMAGLYVPFFYLVDAAVLDGIESNSASFLLSIIGITNTVGRVACGYIADFPQVDSLLLNNICLIISTVAVAATPFCHSYPAYIVMSIFFGIAISGYISLTSIILVDLLGLDKLTNAFGLLILFRGAAAIIGSPLAGAVYDATKTYNIPFFMAGFFFLISTITSFMAPAMKRCTTPQTQPVILDTLTPIDEDIEEENEEDIPEIVETAPSPQEPPEKEIKQIESVL, encoded by the exons ATGTCGCCTAAGAATAAG ACGGAAAGTGAATACTCTGTAGAAGAACATGCAAGATTAACAACTACAGATGGACCAGGTGATGAAGCATCTCCAGAGGATGAGGGGGGATCATTGTGCGAATACCATGATATACCGCCTCCACCTGATGGTGGATATGGATGGGTTGTGGTATTTGCATCATTCATGTGTAACATGATAGTAGACGGTATTGCCTACACTTTTGGTGTTTTTCTGGgagaatttgttaaatattttggaGAAGGAAAAGGAAAAGCAGCATGGGTTGGCTCATTATTATCTGGCATGTACCTCAGTGCTG GACCCGTTGTCAGTgctttaacaaataaatatggATGTAGAGCAGTGTGTATGGCTGGAAGTTTTTTAGGTGCAGCGGCATTTGTACTTTCAACATTTTCAACTAGTATAAATATGCTTATGCTGACTTATGGTGTTATGGGAG GAATTGGATTTGGTCTAATATATTTGCCAGCCGTAGTTTGCGTGGGTTATTATTTTGAAACCAAAAGATCTTTAGCTACGGGTATTGCCGTATGTGGTTCAGGATTTGGTACATTTGCATTCGCGCCGCTCGCAACAATGTTATTAGAAACATATAATTGGAAAGGAGCAAATTTGATCCTTGCAGGCCTTATTCTACATTGTGCT GTGTTCGGCGCAATGATGAGACCGTTAGAATACCCAAAACCTTCTTCTGTTAAACCACTGTTACAAAGAATGGCAGAAGAGAAAAGATTTCAAATGGAACGTGGGAGCATTGGGGGTTCTTATTTCATGGTACAATTGCCTGACGGATCCATggaaaaaagaatgaaaatgcCTATTAATATCGATCCTGGTGTTCATTCTAGCTTCAATTTAGACCAATTAGTGCCTG GAACTCCTTTAACACCAGTTCCAACGGTACCAACCCTCCCCACTATATCGGAAGTGAAAGTGCAAGAACACTCTTCTAGTGGAGCAACTAGTAACAGTGGCAGTATGGACTTAAAAACTATTTCCACCAAATCAAAGAGTAAAAGGAATATCGACGATACCAAAGAAACGAAAGATGTATCAGAAAAGTCTGAAAGTGAATTTAAACCAATTATTCCTAGAAACGCTTCGCAGCCAGCTTTCACGACTCACGTGCAAGGTTTACCCAAAAATGGTTCTGTGCCATTCTTTGATAGAATTCGTAAAACTAGTACTGGCGAGAGATATAAACCAAGTCTTAGCGCGATTAAGAATTCTAGAACGACGTTAAACTCAAACGGCGATATCAGAAAAAGTTTACATTTGAGACTTTCTACGAGCAGCGTCATGGGTTCTCGGAATAATAACGCGGAAGTGGAC GATGGCGAGAGTATTACTTTTACGACTAGCAAATCAAGTATCCCAAAAGAGAAACCACAAATAATTCGGCCATTATCGAGAAAGGATATTTTTTACAGCGGCAGTGTACTTAATTTACCAGAGTATCAGAGTCAAAAGTCTCTGGCGAATTATCGTCAGAGTGTTATTTCGTTACCAAAATCTGTTCGAGGAGACGTCAAAGACACCGATGTCGAGAAGGCACCTCAAC AACCATTGTGTCCTTGCTTGGTGCTACCGGATTCATTCAAAGAAGCCTTGGCTACGATGATGGATGTATCTTTACTGAAGGATCCAGTGTTTCTGTTGATCGGTATTAGTAATGTGTTCGGTATGGCTGGATTGTATGTCCCCTTTTTTTACTTGGTAGACGCTGCGGTTTTAGAT GGAATTGAAAGCAATTCTGCGTCGTTTTTATTGTCTATAATTGGCATTACCAATACTGTAGGACGTGTAGCTTGTGGATACATCGCGGACTTTCCACAAGTAGACTCTCTGCTGTTAAATAATATCTGTTTAATTATATCGACAGTTGCTGTTGCTGCAACACCATTTTGTCATTCTTATCCCGCTTACATCGTTATGAGTATATTTTTTGGTATAGCTATAT CGGGATACATTTCTTTGACATCAATTATTTTAGTAGACCTATTGGGGTTGGACAAATTGACAAATGCATTTggtcttttaattttattcagagGTGCTGCTGCCATTATTGGTTCGCCTTTGGCAGGTGCCGTTTACGATGCAACAAAAACCTATAATATCCCATTCTTTATGGCAGGATTTTTCTTCTTGATAAGCACTATAACCAGTTTCATGGCTCCAGCAATGAAACGGTGCACAACGCCGCAG aCTCAGCCTGTGATATTAGATACATTGACTCCAATTGACGAAGATATCGAAGAGGAGAACGAGGAAGATATTCCTGAAATTGTAGAAACTGCGCCATCTCCGCAAGAACCGcctgaaaaagaaattaaacaaataGAGTCTGTTTTATAA
- the LOC100875169 gene encoding monocarboxylate transporter 9 isoform X5, which translates to MANAEHRIDILNTESEYSVEEHARLTTTDGPGDEASPEDEGGSLCEYHDIPPPPDGGYGWVVVFASFMCNMIVDGIAYTFGVFLGEFVKYFGEGKGKAAWVGSLLSGMYLSAGPVVSALTNKYGCRAVCMAGSFLGAAAFVLSTFSTSINMLMLTYGVMGGIGFGLIYLPAVVCVGYYFETKRSLATGIAVCGSGFGTFAFAPLATMLLETYNWKGANLILAGLILHCAVFGAMMRPLEYPKPSSVKPLLQRMAEEKRFQMERGSIGGSYFMVQLPDGSMEKRMKMPINIDPGVHSSFNLDQLVPGTPLTPVPTVPTLPTISEVKVQEHSSSGATSNSGSMDLKTISTKSKSKRNIDDTKETKDVSEKSESEFKPIIPRNASQPAFTTHVQGLPKNGSVPFFDRIRKTSTGERYKPSLSAIKNSRTTLNSNGDIRKSLHLRLSTSSVMGSRNNNAEVDDGESITFTTSKSSIPKEKPQIIRPLSRKDIFYSGSVLNLPEYQSQKSLANYRQSVISLPKSVRGDVKDTDVEKAPQQPLCPCLVLPDSFKEALATMMDVSLLKDPVFLLIGISNVFGMAGLYVPFFYLVDAAVLDGIESNSASFLLSIIGITNTVGRVACGYIADFPQVDSLLLNNICLIISTVAVAATPFCHSYPAYIVMSIFFGIAISGYISLTSIILVDLLGLDKLTNAFGLLILFRGAAAIIGSPLAGAVYDATKTYNIPFFMAGFFFLISTITSFMAPAMKRCTTPQTQPVILDTLTPIDEDIEEENEEDIPEIVETAPSPQEPPEKEIKQIESVL; encoded by the exons ATGGCTAACGCGGAACATCGTATCGATATACTGAAT ACGGAAAGTGAATACTCTGTAGAAGAACATGCAAGATTAACAACTACAGATGGACCAGGTGATGAAGCATCTCCAGAGGATGAGGGGGGATCATTGTGCGAATACCATGATATACCGCCTCCACCTGATGGTGGATATGGATGGGTTGTGGTATTTGCATCATTCATGTGTAACATGATAGTAGACGGTATTGCCTACACTTTTGGTGTTTTTCTGGgagaatttgttaaatattttggaGAAGGAAAAGGAAAAGCAGCATGGGTTGGCTCATTATTATCTGGCATGTACCTCAGTGCTG GACCCGTTGTCAGTgctttaacaaataaatatggATGTAGAGCAGTGTGTATGGCTGGAAGTTTTTTAGGTGCAGCGGCATTTGTACTTTCAACATTTTCAACTAGTATAAATATGCTTATGCTGACTTATGGTGTTATGGGAG GAATTGGATTTGGTCTAATATATTTGCCAGCCGTAGTTTGCGTGGGTTATTATTTTGAAACCAAAAGATCTTTAGCTACGGGTATTGCCGTATGTGGTTCAGGATTTGGTACATTTGCATTCGCGCCGCTCGCAACAATGTTATTAGAAACATATAATTGGAAAGGAGCAAATTTGATCCTTGCAGGCCTTATTCTACATTGTGCT GTGTTCGGCGCAATGATGAGACCGTTAGAATACCCAAAACCTTCTTCTGTTAAACCACTGTTACAAAGAATGGCAGAAGAGAAAAGATTTCAAATGGAACGTGGGAGCATTGGGGGTTCTTATTTCATGGTACAATTGCCTGACGGATCCATggaaaaaagaatgaaaatgcCTATTAATATCGATCCTGGTGTTCATTCTAGCTTCAATTTAGACCAATTAGTGCCTG GAACTCCTTTAACACCAGTTCCAACGGTACCAACCCTCCCCACTATATCGGAAGTGAAAGTGCAAGAACACTCTTCTAGTGGAGCAACTAGTAACAGTGGCAGTATGGACTTAAAAACTATTTCCACCAAATCAAAGAGTAAAAGGAATATCGACGATACCAAAGAAACGAAAGATGTATCAGAAAAGTCTGAAAGTGAATTTAAACCAATTATTCCTAGAAACGCTTCGCAGCCAGCTTTCACGACTCACGTGCAAGGTTTACCCAAAAATGGTTCTGTGCCATTCTTTGATAGAATTCGTAAAACTAGTACTGGCGAGAGATATAAACCAAGTCTTAGCGCGATTAAGAATTCTAGAACGACGTTAAACTCAAACGGCGATATCAGAAAAAGTTTACATTTGAGACTTTCTACGAGCAGCGTCATGGGTTCTCGGAATAATAACGCGGAAGTGGAC GATGGCGAGAGTATTACTTTTACGACTAGCAAATCAAGTATCCCAAAAGAGAAACCACAAATAATTCGGCCATTATCGAGAAAGGATATTTTTTACAGCGGCAGTGTACTTAATTTACCAGAGTATCAGAGTCAAAAGTCTCTGGCGAATTATCGTCAGAGTGTTATTTCGTTACCAAAATCTGTTCGAGGAGACGTCAAAGACACCGATGTCGAGAAGGCACCTCAAC AACCATTGTGTCCTTGCTTGGTGCTACCGGATTCATTCAAAGAAGCCTTGGCTACGATGATGGATGTATCTTTACTGAAGGATCCAGTGTTTCTGTTGATCGGTATTAGTAATGTGTTCGGTATGGCTGGATTGTATGTCCCCTTTTTTTACTTGGTAGACGCTGCGGTTTTAGAT GGAATTGAAAGCAATTCTGCGTCGTTTTTATTGTCTATAATTGGCATTACCAATACTGTAGGACGTGTAGCTTGTGGATACATCGCGGACTTTCCACAAGTAGACTCTCTGCTGTTAAATAATATCTGTTTAATTATATCGACAGTTGCTGTTGCTGCAACACCATTTTGTCATTCTTATCCCGCTTACATCGTTATGAGTATATTTTTTGGTATAGCTATAT CGGGATACATTTCTTTGACATCAATTATTTTAGTAGACCTATTGGGGTTGGACAAATTGACAAATGCATTTggtcttttaattttattcagagGTGCTGCTGCCATTATTGGTTCGCCTTTGGCAGGTGCCGTTTACGATGCAACAAAAACCTATAATATCCCATTCTTTATGGCAGGATTTTTCTTCTTGATAAGCACTATAACCAGTTTCATGGCTCCAGCAATGAAACGGTGCACAACGCCGCAG aCTCAGCCTGTGATATTAGATACATTGACTCCAATTGACGAAGATATCGAAGAGGAGAACGAGGAAGATATTCCTGAAATTGTAGAAACTGCGCCATCTCCGCAAGAACCGcctgaaaaagaaattaaacaaataGAGTCTGTTTTATAA